From one Deinococcus aetherius genomic stretch:
- a CDS encoding alpha/beta hydrolase, producing the protein MPLDPHLKEVLLQFAAAPQPNGLEEMRAAVIEGAARSPKRDVTIAGTRDLTIPGPASELPARLYTPVGEGPHSLTVFFHGGGFVAYSIETHDHVCRELCAGANTAVLSVEYRLAPEHRFPAPVDDAYAALVWAAAHGEELGADTSRLAVAGDSAGASLCIACTQRARDEGGPAVRAQLLIYPAADFVNVDRYPSRRENGQGYFLTEERMTFFGQMYLADPAHAAHPHVSPLHAAQLHDLPPALVLTAEFDPLRDEGIAYAEALRQAGVRAEHQPGPGMIHGFANMTALSPAAAELMDRAAGWLKAELSEGKESAGSNLSASTVAD; encoded by the coding sequence ATGCCCCTCGACCCCCACCTGAAAGAAGTCCTGCTCCAGTTCGCCGCCGCGCCCCAGCCGAACGGGCTGGAGGAGATGCGAGCCGCTGTAATCGAGGGCGCGGCCCGCTCGCCCAAGCGCGACGTGACCATCGCCGGGACGCGCGACCTGACTATTCCCGGCCCGGCCTCCGAACTGCCCGCGCGGCTCTACACCCCGGTGGGGGAGGGACCGCACTCCCTGACCGTGTTCTTCCACGGGGGCGGCTTCGTCGCGTACTCCATCGAGACGCACGACCATGTGTGTCGCGAGCTGTGCGCGGGGGCAAATACCGCCGTCCTCAGCGTCGAGTACCGCCTCGCGCCCGAGCACCGCTTTCCCGCCCCCGTGGACGATGCCTACGCCGCGCTCGTGTGGGCGGCTGCTCACGGGGAGGAACTGGGCGCCGACACCTCCCGCCTCGCCGTGGCGGGCGACAGCGCGGGCGCGAGCCTGTGCATCGCCTGCACCCAGCGGGCCCGGGACGAGGGCGGTCCGGCGGTCAGGGCCCAACTCCTGATCTACCCCGCCGCCGACTTCGTCAACGTGGACCGCTACCCCAGCCGCCGCGAGAACGGCCAGGGGTACTTCCTGACCGAGGAGCGCATGACCTTCTTCGGCCAGATGTACCTCGCCGACCCCGCCCACGCCGCGCACCCGCACGTCAGCCCCCTCCACGCCGCCCAGCTTCACGATCTCCCGCCCGCCCTGGTGCTGACCGCCGAGTTCGACCCCCTGCGCGACGAGGGAATCGCCTACGCCGAGGCGCTGCGGCAGGCGGGCGTGCGCGCCGAGCACCAGCCCGGCCCCGGCATGATCCACGGCTTCGCCAACATGACGGCCCTCTCGCCCGCCGCCGCCGAGCTGATGGACCGGGCGGCGGGGTGGTTGAAGGCGGAGTTGTCGGAGGGCAAGGAATCCGCCGGCTCGAACCTTTCAGCCTCCACCGTCGCCGACTGA
- a CDS encoding histidine phosphatase family protein, with product MSTLILVRHGQATPFEADTDRLSRLGEEQARAVGAFLAESGVEPTDVFCGSLVRQRESARLAAQAAGGDWPEPVVDPRLAEYDGDGLIRTLGPLLAARDPAFAALLRASEEGRGGPERNRYFQRMLEPLAGAYLRGEVAHAEVETWAAFRARVHAFLRELLAGPSGRTVLAFSSGGVIGVTVAAVLRAPDDSALTLNWRVRNGSLTRITYGGGRSSLDSFNEIGHLGPDLTSWR from the coding sequence TTGAGCACTCTGATCCTCGTCCGTCACGGGCAGGCCACCCCCTTCGAGGCCGACACCGACCGCCTCTCGCGGCTGGGGGAGGAACAGGCCCGTGCGGTGGGCGCCTTCCTCGCCGAGTCGGGGGTGGAGCCCACGGACGTGTTCTGCGGCTCGCTCGTGCGGCAGCGGGAGAGCGCCCGGCTGGCAGCCCAGGCGGCGGGGGGAGATTGGCCCGAGCCCGTGGTGGACCCGCGTCTCGCCGAGTACGACGGCGACGGCCTGATCCGCACCCTGGGGCCGCTCCTCGCCGCCCGTGATCCGGCCTTCGCCGCCCTGCTGCGCGCCTCGGAGGAGGGAAGGGGCGGGCCGGAGCGCAACCGCTACTTTCAGCGGATGCTCGAACCTCTCGCGGGGGCGTACCTGCGGGGTGAGGTGGCGCACGCGGAGGTGGAGACCTGGGCCGCCTTCCGCGCCCGCGTCCACGCCTTCCTGCGGGAACTGCTCGCCGGGCCGTCGGGCCGCACCGTCCTCGCCTTCTCCTCGGGCGGGGTCATCGGCGTCACCGTCGCCGCCGTCCTGCGCGCCCCCGACGACTCGGCCCTGACCTTGAACTGGCGGGTCAGGAACGGCAGCCTCACCCGTATCACCTACGGTGGCGGGCGGTCCAGCCTCGACTCCTTCAACGAAATTGGGCACCTCGGCCCCGATCTCACCTCCTGGCGCTAG
- a CDS encoding CRISPR-associated endonuclease Cas3'' produces the protein MTPPPPVFMGHSPSRENPRWQTLKDHVEGVTRRLEHHVRYIGVPELTPHARLTGYLHDLGKYRERFQKHRLQWNPRTAQPEAFPEEAVPHSDAGAKVIEHLLTMDREDRSELPFVIANHHGRLRDVDALNKRLNDAEVEEVLKLLDLALAEMPELGDLLDSKLPDLPLEGTERAFLIRLLLGALVDADRLDTEEHGSPGKARLRDLHAAEQGEMKLLLGRLQAEQDRKTAEDARDPKPINALRREMYASALDQAELPPGFFRLTMPTGGGKTLTSLAFALRHAHLKGLRRVVYAVPFTTIIDQTARVFRDVLEQEGEFKVLEHHSNLEVKEKQEGRENQTTATELATENWDASVIVTTTVRLFQETLFGTRTAQLRRLHNLTGSVIVLDEAQSLPAHLLNPVLDALSFLVKHARCSVVLCTATQPALDERLGFPALKNIRDLVPNAAHYFDALRRVEYEFRLTEPTPWPGLAAELLTHRQVLCIVNTRQHAHDLFGLLGKDEGHFHLSTNMCPVHRKRELASIRERLKAGLPCRVVSTQLIEAGIDVDFPRVYRAMGPLEAIVQAAGRCNREGGLGTGHVVVFRPEDHRMPKGDYQVRESLAGTVLRENANLHDPNVFAPYFRDVYARVNLAPPVQVMGKDTSFEKAHAGLYFEQVAAAFQMIEGEMVPVVIRGYDPARVDALLATIRDAHSKGESRDAWRALQGYTVNLYAHQAKTLAHLLTPVPELEERARRLDVDPPDIRQWPLTARYDDRLGIVAAFNDDPYTAF, from the coding sequence ATGACACCCCCTCCACCCGTCTTTATGGGTCACAGCCCCAGCCGGGAAAATCCACGGTGGCAGACCCTGAAGGACCATGTGGAGGGCGTCACCCGCCGCCTGGAACATCACGTCCGCTACATCGGCGTCCCGGAATTAACGCCCCACGCGCGGCTCACCGGCTACCTGCACGACCTGGGCAAGTACCGCGAGAGATTCCAGAAGCACCGTCTGCAATGGAACCCGCGAACTGCACAGCCGGAGGCTTTTCCCGAGGAGGCGGTGCCGCACAGCGACGCGGGGGCGAAGGTGATCGAACACCTCCTGACGATGGACCGGGAGGACAGGAGCGAGCTGCCGTTTGTGATCGCCAACCACCACGGGCGCCTGAGAGATGTCGATGCCCTGAACAAGCGACTGAACGACGCGGAAGTCGAAGAAGTGTTAAAGCTCTTGGACCTCGCCCTGGCCGAGATGCCCGAACTCGGCGACCTTCTGGACAGCAAACTCCCCGACCTGCCCCTGGAGGGCACCGAACGCGCCTTCCTGATCCGCCTGTTGCTGGGTGCCCTGGTGGACGCCGACCGGCTGGACACCGAGGAGCACGGCAGCCCCGGCAAGGCCAGGCTCCGTGACCTGCACGCCGCCGAGCAGGGCGAGATGAAGTTGCTTCTCGGGCGCTTGCAGGCCGAGCAGGACCGCAAAACGGCAGAGGACGCCCGTGACCCCAAGCCCATCAACGCCCTGCGCCGCGAGATGTACGCGTCCGCGCTTGACCAGGCCGAACTCCCCCCCGGCTTCTTCCGACTGACCATGCCCACGGGGGGCGGAAAAACCCTGACCTCGCTGGCCTTCGCGCTGCGACACGCGCACCTGAAGGGGTTACGGCGGGTGGTCTACGCCGTGCCCTTCACCACCATCATCGACCAGACGGCGAGGGTCTTCCGCGACGTGCTGGAGCAGGAAGGCGAATTCAAGGTTCTGGAGCATCACAGCAACTTGGAGGTGAAGGAGAAGCAGGAAGGCCGGGAGAACCAGACGACCGCCACAGAGCTGGCGACCGAGAACTGGGACGCGTCCGTGATCGTCACCACCACCGTCCGGTTGTTTCAGGAGACCCTGTTCGGCACCCGCACCGCGCAGCTCCGGCGGCTGCATAACCTCACGGGCAGCGTGATCGTGCTCGACGAGGCGCAGAGCCTTCCCGCCCATCTGCTGAACCCCGTGCTGGACGCCCTGAGCTTCCTGGTGAAGCACGCCCGTTGCAGCGTGGTGCTGTGTACCGCCACCCAACCCGCGCTGGACGAGCGCCTGGGCTTTCCCGCCCTGAAAAACATCCGCGACCTCGTGCCGAATGCCGCCCATTATTTCGACGCCCTGCGCCGGGTGGAGTACGAATTCCGCCTCACGGAGCCGACCCCCTGGCCTGGCCTCGCCGCCGAGCTGCTCACGCACCGGCAGGTATTGTGCATCGTCAACACCCGCCAGCACGCGCACGACCTGTTCGGGCTGCTGGGGAAGGATGAGGGACACTTTCACCTCTCCACCAACATGTGCCCGGTTCACCGCAAGCGCGAACTGGCGAGTATCCGCGAACGGTTGAAGGCGGGCCTGCCCTGCCGGGTCGTCTCCACCCAACTGATCGAGGCCGGGATCGACGTGGACTTCCCCCGCGTCTACCGCGCGATGGGGCCGCTGGAGGCCATCGTCCAGGCCGCCGGGCGATGCAACCGCGAGGGCGGGCTGGGCACCGGCCACGTCGTCGTCTTCCGCCCCGAGGACCACCGGATGCCCAAAGGGGACTATCAGGTGCGCGAGAGCCTCGCGGGCACCGTGCTGAGGGAGAACGCAAATCTGCACGATCCGAACGTCTTCGCCCCCTATTTTCGGGACGTGTACGCCCGCGTGAACCTCGCCCCTCCCGTTCAGGTGATGGGCAAGGACACGTCCTTCGAGAAGGCCCACGCCGGACTCTACTTCGAGCAGGTCGCCGCCGCCTTCCAGATGATCGAGGGCGAGATGGTGCCCGTCGTCATCCGTGGTTACGACCCCGCGAGGGTGGACGCCCTGCTCGCCACCATCCGTGACGCGCACAGCAAAGGCGAAAGCCGTGACGCTTGGCGGGCCTTACAGGGCTACACGGTCAACCTCTACGCCCATCAGGCCAAGACACTCGCCCACCTCCTCACCCCCGTCCCGGAACTGGAGGAGCGGGCGCGGCGCCTCGACGTGGACCCACCCGACATCCGGCAGTGGCCGCTGACGGCGAGGTACGACGACCGGCTGGGGATTGTCGCCGCCTTCAACGACGACCCGTACACCGCGTTCTGA
- the cas5c gene encoding type I-C CRISPR-associated protein Cas5c — MLELKVWSDYACFTRPENKVERVTYDVMTPSAARGVLEAVFWKPEFEWRVREIAVLRPIRRFSILRNEVNDVVSERSAKGWMTSGGGYYADDSKNRAQRHALVLRDVCYVIRADIVLKPHATDPLQKYTEMFTRRAEKGQAFHQPYLGNREFTAFFGPPDGSETPIDLSEDLGRMLFDLHFQETGKGRLKYRAHGEGGARWATGNAAPRFFNARLERGILHVPHHLYGEVDA; from the coding sequence GTGCTGGAACTGAAAGTCTGGAGCGACTACGCCTGTTTCACCCGTCCCGAGAACAAGGTGGAGCGCGTCACCTACGACGTGATGACCCCCTCGGCGGCGCGGGGCGTGCTGGAGGCGGTGTTCTGGAAACCCGAGTTCGAGTGGCGGGTGCGGGAAATCGCCGTGCTAAGGCCCATCCGCCGCTTCAGCATCCTGCGGAACGAGGTGAATGACGTAGTTTCAGAGCGATCAGCGAAAGGCTGGATGACTTCTGGAGGAGGGTATTACGCGGACGACAGCAAGAACCGGGCGCAACGGCACGCGCTGGTGCTGCGCGACGTGTGTTACGTCATCCGGGCGGACATCGTGCTGAAGCCGCACGCCACGGACCCGCTTCAGAAATACACCGAGATGTTCACCCGCCGCGCCGAGAAAGGGCAGGCGTTCCACCAGCCGTACCTGGGCAACCGCGAGTTCACCGCCTTTTTCGGCCCGCCGGACGGCTCGGAAACGCCCATTGACCTCAGCGAGGACCTGGGCCGGATGCTCTTCGACCTGCACTTTCAGGAAACCGGGAAGGGCCGCCTGAAGTACCGTGCCCACGGTGAGGGCGGCGCCCGCTGGGCCACCGGCAACGCCGCGCCGCGCTTCTTCAACGCGAGGCTGGAACGGGGCATCCTGCACGTTCCCCATCACCTGTACGGCGAGGTGGACGCATGA
- the cas8c gene encoding type I-C CRISPR-associated protein Cas8c/Csd1, producing the protein MSLLHQLREYELRMRREGKKPVSEGEQPGGDEMPFMYALQPVRWEVRLRGDGTVLDVQPLSSGKTKGKDLGRPTPAPNVVRASGVKSKLLMDNAEYALGIVRKEGDPKVKQRHDAFRALVQACAEATGEPSVQAVAGFLAGHDPASFREKYLAVFPDFAPDTNVTFSVDGVEPLTLPAVQRFWAGQFGQGDAEADGTTLTAECLITGEIGPVMEREPVKIKGILSGQVAGMNFISANAQAFESYGLQASQIAPVKFEAAEQYANGLNRLLADPNTSLKVGGVTYAFWTGEGAVPLVARALQEPPAELKSRFAIQKRREKKARPEEVRQTLWGIFQGEQPTLKPGAAFYAVGLTPSGSRIAVRTHLTSTVQAAVDNLSDYFAAQALVGVREEDAGKTYSVLDLVRAMYRDVNKAHTAPDVDALVQFALSGRPLPEAFLARLAARNRADEYRVTRPRAALTKMVLLSRDWKELDMEKDSLDALDPGQREPAYHLGRLLAVLDDIQGSVMKANTTLVDRFYGSMSTTPYAVVGRLIHGSQAHLQKLRKENEPAYRAKQRELEDVMSRLRDIPAKPLTTAQQALFALGYYHQRAEISAGIRERTEAKREREAQAKAAQNLPTGLFNTQEQVDPQEQGAAQ; encoded by the coding sequence ATGAGCCTCCTGCACCAACTCCGCGAGTACGAGCTGCGGATGCGCCGGGAGGGCAAGAAGCCCGTCTCGGAAGGGGAGCAGCCGGGCGGCGACGAGATGCCCTTCATGTACGCCCTGCAACCCGTCCGCTGGGAGGTCAGGCTCAGGGGTGACGGCACGGTGCTGGACGTGCAACCCCTCAGCAGTGGCAAGACGAAGGGGAAGGATTTGGGGAGGCCCACACCGGCGCCGAACGTTGTACGTGCCTCTGGTGTTAAGTCAAAGCTCCTCATGGACAATGCCGAATACGCTCTTGGCATCGTTCGTAAGGAAGGCGATCCCAAGGTTAAGCAGCGTCACGACGCCTTCAGGGCACTCGTCCAAGCATGTGCCGAGGCTACAGGGGAACCCAGCGTGCAGGCGGTGGCGGGGTTCCTCGCCGGACACGACCCGGCCAGCTTCAGGGAAAAATATCTGGCCGTTTTTCCCGACTTTGCCCCCGATACCAACGTGACGTTCAGTGTGGATGGGGTGGAGCCGCTGACGCTTCCCGCCGTGCAGCGGTTCTGGGCGGGCCAGTTCGGGCAGGGGGACGCCGAGGCCGACGGCACAACCCTGACCGCCGAATGCCTGATTACAGGTGAGATCGGCCCGGTCATGGAACGCGAGCCCGTGAAGATCAAGGGCATCCTGAGCGGACAGGTGGCGGGGATGAACTTCATCAGCGCCAACGCTCAAGCCTTCGAGTCCTACGGCTTGCAAGCCTCCCAGATCGCCCCGGTCAAGTTCGAGGCGGCGGAGCAGTACGCCAACGGCCTCAACCGCCTGCTGGCCGACCCGAATACCAGCCTGAAGGTGGGCGGCGTGACCTACGCCTTCTGGACGGGCGAGGGGGCCGTGCCGCTCGTGGCGAGGGCGTTGCAGGAACCTCCCGCAGAGCTGAAGAGCAGGTTCGCCATTCAAAAGAGACGCGAGAAGAAAGCCCGTCCCGAGGAGGTCCGGCAGACCCTCTGGGGCATCTTCCAGGGCGAGCAACCCACGCTGAAGCCAGGTGCCGCGTTCTACGCGGTCGGTCTGACACCTAGCGGGAGCCGGATCGCCGTCCGCACCCACCTGACGAGCACCGTTCAGGCGGCGGTGGACAACCTAAGCGACTACTTCGCCGCGCAGGCCCTGGTCGGCGTCCGCGAGGAAGACGCGGGCAAGACTTATAGCGTTTTGGACTTGGTCCGCGCGATGTACCGCGATGTCAACAAAGCCCACACGGCGCCGGACGTGGACGCGCTCGTGCAGTTCGCGCTCTCGGGGCGACCCCTGCCCGAGGCGTTCCTGGCGCGGCTCGCCGCCCGCAACCGCGCCGACGAGTACCGGGTGACCCGGCCCCGCGCCGCGCTGACCAAGATGGTGCTTCTCTCCCGCGACTGGAAGGAGTTGGACATGGAAAAAGACTCACTGGACGCCCTCGACCCCGGGCAGCGCGAACCGGCCTATCACTTAGGTCGCCTGCTCGCCGTGCTGGACGACATTCAGGGCAGCGTGATGAAGGCGAACACGACGCTCGTGGACCGCTTCTACGGCTCGATGAGCACGACGCCCTACGCGGTGGTGGGTCGTCTGATCCACGGGTCGCAGGCGCATCTGCAAAAGCTCCGCAAGGAGAACGAACCCGCCTACCGCGCCAAGCAACGCGAGCTGGAGGACGTGATGAGCCGCCTGAGGGACATTCCCGCCAAGCCTCTCACCACTGCCCAGCAGGCCCTCTTCGCGCTGGGCTACTACCACCAGCGGGCCGAGATCAGCGCCGGGATTCGGGAGCGCACCGAGGCCAAGAGGGAGCGGGAGGCGCAGGCCAAAGCCGCCCAGAACCTCCCGACCGGTCTTTTCAACACCCAGGAACAGGTTGACCCCCAGGAACAAGGAGCCGCCCAATGA
- the cas7c gene encoding type I-C CRISPR-associated protein Cas7/Csd2, whose amino-acid sequence MTTATAEQSSATAPHLNATNRHDFVLMFDVTNGNPNGDPDAGNLPRVDPETGLGIVTDVSLKRKVRNYVDALRGGEDRYKIYVQQGAILNNQHGRAYAALGKDPKKATQGDIQAAKRWMCENFFDIRTFGAVMSTEVNAGQVRGPVQLTFARSVDPILGLDAAITRVALTKPDPKQAAEDETARSGTMGRKAYIPYGLYVAHGFYVPAFARDTGFGDEDLAVLWQALVNMWDLDRSASRGLTACRGLYVFSHSSPLGNAPAHKLLDLVKPKRKDEVTVARSFDDYQPVEVDTSRLPQGVTLTRLDE is encoded by the coding sequence ATGACCACCGCGACCGCTGAACAGTCCTCCGCTACCGCGCCTCACCTGAACGCCACCAACCGCCACGATTTCGTCCTGATGTTCGATGTGACGAACGGCAACCCCAACGGCGACCCGGACGCCGGGAACCTCCCCCGCGTGGACCCCGAGACGGGCCTGGGCATCGTGACGGACGTGTCCCTCAAGCGCAAGGTCCGGAACTACGTGGATGCCCTGCGGGGCGGCGAGGACCGCTACAAGATTTACGTCCAGCAGGGCGCCATCCTCAACAACCAGCACGGCCGGGCGTATGCGGCGCTGGGCAAGGACCCGAAAAAGGCCACCCAGGGTGACATTCAGGCCGCGAAGAGGTGGATGTGCGAGAACTTCTTCGACATCCGGACCTTCGGCGCCGTGATGAGCACCGAGGTGAACGCGGGCCAGGTGCGCGGTCCCGTGCAACTGACCTTTGCGCGCAGCGTGGACCCGATCCTGGGACTGGACGCCGCCATTACCCGCGTGGCCCTCACCAAACCCGATCCCAAGCAGGCGGCGGAGGACGAGACGGCCCGCAGCGGCACGATGGGCCGCAAGGCCTACATCCCCTACGGTCTGTACGTGGCGCACGGCTTCTACGTGCCCGCCTTCGCGCGGGACACCGGCTTCGGCGACGAGGACCTGGCCGTGCTGTGGCAGGCCCTGGTGAACATGTGGGACCTCGACCGCAGCGCCTCACGCGGCCTGACCGCCTGCCGGGGGCTGTACGTGTTCAGCCACTCGTCGCCGCTGGGGAACGCTCCGGCCCATAAACTCCTCGACCTCGTGAAGCCGAAACGGAAGGACGAGGTGACCGTAGCCCGCAGCTTCGACGACTATCAGCCGGTCGAGGTGGACACGTCCAGGCTGCCGCAGGGAGTCACGCTGACCCGGCTGGACGAATAA
- the cas4 gene encoding CRISPR-associated protein Cas4 yields MDNPIPLSALQHFVFCPRQYALIHVEQTWTENAQTARGRGQHERAHGGGTEERGGVRTLRALPLVSRRHGLAGVADVVELLPDGSPRPVEYKSGRARPRLADEVQLCAQALCLEEMFGVSIPEGFIYHVASRGRRNVAFTPELRGAVLEARDGVRALLGSGELPPPAADERCRLCSLFDACEPFAPRDFPPGYDPFDTRLL; encoded by the coding sequence ATGGACAACCCAATTCCCCTCTCCGCCCTCCAGCATTTCGTGTTCTGCCCGCGCCAGTACGCGCTGATTCACGTTGAACAGACCTGGACCGAGAACGCGCAGACGGCACGCGGGCGGGGCCAGCACGAGCGGGCGCACGGCGGCGGCACCGAGGAGCGGGGTGGGGTGCGGACCCTGCGCGCCCTGCCTCTGGTGTCGCGCCGTCACGGCCTCGCGGGGGTGGCGGACGTGGTGGAACTCCTGCCGGACGGTTCGCCCCGCCCGGTCGAGTACAAGTCGGGCCGCGCCAGGCCCCGCCTCGCGGACGAGGTGCAGCTCTGCGCGCAGGCCCTCTGCCTGGAGGAGATGTTCGGCGTCAGCATCCCGGAAGGCTTCATCTACCACGTCGCCAGCCGGGGGCGCCGGAACGTGGCCTTCACTCCCGAACTGCGCGGCGCGGTGCTGGAGGCGCGGGACGGCGTGAGGGCCCTGCTGGGGAGCGGCGAGTTGCCCCCACCCGCCGCCGACGAGCGGTGCCGGTTGTGCAGTCTCTTCGATGCCTGCGAGCCCTTCGCGCCGCGCGACTTCCCGCCCGGCTACGACCCCTTCGACACGAGGCTGCTATGA
- the cas1c gene encoding type I-C CRISPR-associated endonuclease Cas1c, which translates to MRTLLNTLYVQTQKSYLHLDNDNVRVEVEGERRGMLPLHHLDGIVVFGNVLLSPFLIQKLGRAHKPVTWLTEWGQFTARSETPVSGNVLLRVAQHACTCDPARTLAVARYIAAGKLQNQKTTLLRSAREAAEEDAPALRQAARDINAQIAVLPLAETVDEVRGIEGTAARSYFEVFSLMLRVNRDFFWLGERTRRPARDPINAVLNYVYTLLAGECASACQTVGLDPQIGFLHALRPGRQSLALDLMEELRPVVADRAVVTLINRQQLTPRDFTLHEGRTVTLTEDGRRTIIKHFQERKAEEVHHPLTGRKTPLGLIPHVQARLLAQHLRGDRPHYPPYLHR; encoded by the coding sequence ATGAGGACCCTGCTCAATACCCTGTACGTGCAGACCCAGAAGAGCTACCTGCACCTGGACAACGACAACGTGCGCGTGGAGGTGGAGGGCGAACGCCGGGGGATGCTGCCCCTGCACCACCTCGATGGGATCGTGGTGTTCGGGAACGTGCTCCTCAGCCCCTTTCTCATCCAGAAGCTGGGCCGCGCCCACAAGCCCGTCACCTGGCTGACCGAGTGGGGCCAGTTCACCGCCCGCAGCGAAACGCCGGTCAGCGGGAACGTGCTGCTGCGCGTCGCTCAGCACGCCTGCACCTGCGACCCGGCCCGCACCCTCGCCGTCGCCCGGTACATCGCGGCGGGCAAACTCCAGAACCAGAAGACGACCCTGCTGCGTTCGGCCCGTGAGGCCGCCGAGGAGGACGCCCCCGCGCTGCGGCAGGCGGCACGGGACATCAACGCGCAGATCGCCGTCCTGCCCCTCGCCGAGACGGTGGACGAGGTGCGCGGTATCGAGGGCACCGCCGCCCGCAGCTACTTCGAGGTGTTCAGCCTGATGCTGCGCGTGAACCGTGACTTCTTCTGGCTGGGCGAACGCACCCGCAGGCCTGCCCGCGATCCCATCAACGCCGTGTTGAACTACGTGTACACCCTCCTGGCAGGCGAGTGCGCCAGCGCCTGCCAGACGGTCGGCCTCGACCCCCAGATCGGCTTTCTCCATGCCCTGCGCCCCGGTCGCCAGAGCCTCGCCCTCGACCTGATGGAGGAACTGCGGCCTGTCGTCGCCGACCGGGCGGTCGTCACCCTGATCAACCGCCAGCAGCTCACCCCGCGCGACTTCACCCTGCACGAGGGCCGCACCGTCACCCTCACCGAGGACGGGCGGCGCACGATCATCAAGCACTTTCAGGAGCGCAAGGCGGAGGAGGTCCATCACCCCCTCACCGGGCGCAAGACACCCCTCGGCCTGATTCCGCACGTCCAGGCGCGGCTCCTTGCCCAGCACCTGCGCGGCGACCGACCCCACTATCCGCCGTACCTCCACCGATGA
- the cas2 gene encoding CRISPR-associated endonuclease Cas2 → MIDLLITYDVSTETPAGRKRLRRVAKVCVAYGQRVQGSVFEVSVSEVQLVALREKLLQEMDPTEDSVRIYRLRQPREKFVEAFGRDGYRDMSAPLIL, encoded by the coding sequence ATGATCGACCTGCTGATCACCTACGACGTGTCCACCGAGACGCCCGCCGGACGCAAACGCCTGCGCCGGGTCGCCAAGGTCTGCGTCGCCTACGGCCAGCGGGTGCAGGGCAGCGTCTTCGAGGTCAGCGTCAGCGAGGTGCAACTCGTCGCCCTGCGCGAGAAACTGCTTCAGGAGATGGACCCGACTGAGGACAGCGTCCGCATCTACCGCCTGCGCCAACCGCGCGAGAAGTTCGTGGAGGCATTCGGCCGGGACGGGTACCGGGATATGAGTGCGCCGCTGATCCTGTGA